Proteins encoded by one window of Chrysemys picta bellii isolate R12L10 chromosome 10, ASM1138683v2, whole genome shotgun sequence:
- the UBN1 gene encoding ubinuclein-1 isoform X5, which translates to MTEPHRVQFTSLPGPLSNTFLKKPRKEDAAGAEQPQDSAAAAVRITLTLFEPDHKRCPEFFYPELLKNTRGKVKGISSGDKKKDLGDPFNDEEKERHKVEALARKFEEKYYDELVPASLTTKYGGFYINSGTLQFRQASESEDDFIKEKKKKSPKKRKLKEGGEKMKKKKKDDSYDKEKKSKKSKFPKAGFTALNASKEKKKKKYSGALSVKEMLKKFQKEKEAQKKRDEEQKMVTPSPAEAPTPREVETMSDPLLSLFGHASESDLLQAATAMDSLTDLDLEHLFNESPEGSPFHDMEDGSDPLGTGLEQEFKQPPSLPDGVPATLEKRIKELTQAARAAEGEGKQRFFTQDINNIILDIELQTRELNSQIRSGVYAHLASFLPCSKDTLVKRARRLYLYEQGGRLKEPLQKLKEAIGRAMPEQMAKYQEECQAHTQAKFAKMLEEEKDKEQRDRVCSDEEDDEEKGGKRIMGPRKKFQWNDEIRELLCHVVKIKLDGYELEKNKAQSLEDYVKTFLDAEVKPLWPKGWMQSRTLFKESRRVHGHLTSILAKKKVMAPPKVKVKESSSKPDKKTLVSVPLIHSSGPVSLPPEPQGVAIGISSQTRELLCLSVAQASSSTTTLAAFSMDDSLDEDLIRNPTSSLEAVSKELAVLNSRACGSPDFTLPGPPKPPSEKITSLATSEEKRNFPKSSSSPTPPPAGSLQSPLNFLAEQALALGQSSQDKKAESSGYKELPCQVSPSKILPDAHQSKQKHHSLQRTSHGPQTSTPLPVAQVKVFHSSSQQQKSFTSPAPFVKLQSPKSVSPVPPRSLLQPVKPSTKAQGFHSSVSSAGSTPASSSSHKSPGSSTASLNYTGKHSTSSSSSGQSYKSPFISSSLSKHGASSSSSTSAVSAHQSSSGGLLSGVQTPSPGQASSRSSPSSMVKKTPVSQKLTLVAPPGGPNGDSGGGTQGVAKLLTSSIKPAVVSSTTSSTSVPKGTSGAVLLTSSPPLSVLSPSYKSSSPKLPGALSSTPLGIISPIHSFPLHVISFSSDSSPKAGVSKDAIVTGPAPGTFHHGLSHNASQLHGKGSNVQQRKL; encoded by the exons ATGACGGAACCCCACAGGGTTCAGTTCACCTCTTTGCCAGGTCCACTAAGCAACACTTTCTTGAAGAAGCCTCGTAAAGAGGACGctgcaggagcagagcagccccAGGACTCAGCTGCAGCAGCAGTTCGCATCACACTCACCCTGTTTGAGCCAGATCACAAACGGTGCCCAGAGTTCTTCTACCCAGAGCTTCTGAAGAATACTCGAGGGAAAGTGAAAGGTATTTCCTCAGGAGACAAG AAGAAAGACCTTGGTGATCCCTTCAATGatgaagaaaaggaaagacaCAAAGTGGAAGCTCTTGCCAGGAAGTTTGAAGAGAAATAC TACGATGAGCTTGTTCCAGCTTCTCTAACTACAAAATATGGAGGGTTTTACATCAACTCAGGAACACTGCAGTTCCGACAGGCATCTGAATCGGAGGATGACTTTatcaaagagaaaaagaagaaatcTCCCAAG AAGCGGAAGTTGAAAGAAGGAGGTGAaaagatgaagaagaagaagaaggatgaCTCCTACGACAAGGAAAAGAAGTCGAAAAAATCCAAGTTTCCCAAAGCGGG CTTCACAGCACTGAATGCCAgtaaggagaagaagaagaagaaatattcTGGTGCTCTGAGTGTCAAAGAGATGCTGAAGAAATTCCAGAAGGAGAAGGAAGCTCAGAAGAAGAGAGATGAGGAGCAGAAGATGGTGACACCCTCACCAGCAGAAGCTCCAACCCCGCGGGAAGTGGAGACTATGTCTGATCCTTTGCTATCTCTCTTTGGCCATGCCAGTGAAAGTGACTTGCTTCAGGCTGCCACTGCTATGGACTCCCTGACCGATCTAGACCTGGAGCATCTCTTCAACGAATCTCCAGAAGGGAGTCCTTTCCATgacatggaagatgggagtgacCCTCTTGGGACGGGCTTGGAACAGGAGTTCAAACAGCCACCTTCCCTCCCAGACGGAGTACCAGCCACACTGGAGAAACGTATCAAAGAACTGACTCAG GCTGCCAGAGCTGCAGAAGGAGAAGGCAAACAGAGGTTCTTCACTCAGGATATCAATAACATCATACTGGA CATAGAGCTGCAGACCCGTGAGCTGAATAGCCAGATCCGATCCGGGGTGTATGCTCACCTGGCCTCCTTCCTTCCTTGCAGCAAAGATACACTGGTCAAGCGTGCCCGCAGGCTTTATCTTTATGAACAG GGTGGCCGTCTGAAGGAGCCTCTCCAGAAGCTAAAGGAAGCAATTGGACGGGCGATGCCAGAGCAGATGGCTAAATATCAGGAGGAGTGTCAAGCGCATACCCAGGCCAAGTTTGCTAA GATGCTGGAAGAGGAAAAggacaaggagcagagagacCGGGTTTGCTCTGATGAGGAGGAtgatgaagagaagggagggaAGCGGATCATGGGACCTCGGAAGAAATTTCAGTGGAACGATGAAATCAG GGAGCTGCTTTGCCACGTGGTGAAGATTAAACTGGACGGCTACGAGCTGGAGAAGAACAAGGCTCAGTCTCTGGAGGATTACGTGAAGACTTTTCTAGACGCAGAGGTCAAACCCCTCTGGCCGAAGGGCTGGATGCAGTCCAG GACTCTGTTCAAGGAGAGCAGGCGTGTGCATGGACACCTGACATCAATCCT GGCGAAGAAGAAAGTTATGGCTCCTCCAAAAGTGAAGGTGAAA GAATCCTCCAGTAAGCCAGATAAGAAGACGCTGGTTTCTGTTCCACTGATCCACTCAAGTGGCCCGGTTTCTCTGCCTCCTGAGCCACAGGGAGTGGCCATTGGCATCAGCTCCCAGACCAGAGAGCTCTTGTGTCTCAGCGTTGCCCAAGCATCTAGCAGCACTACCACCCTTGCTGCCTTTAGCATGGACGACTCCCTGGATGAGGACTTAATTCGTAACCCAACCTCTTCCCTGGAAGCAGTGTCCAAGGAATTGGCTGTGCTTAACAGCCGAGCCTGTGGGAGCCCTGATTTCACTCTCCCTGGACCCCCAAAGCCTCCTTCAGAGAAGATCACGAGTCTTGCAACTTCAGAGGAGAAGCGGAACTTTCCTAAGTCCAGCTCTTCTcctaccccaccccctgctggctcTCTACAATCACCTCTCAATTTCCTGGCCGAACAGGCCCTGGCTTTGGGCCAGTCCTCTCAAGACAAAAAGGCAGAGAGTTCTGGTTACAAAGAGCTGCCCTGCCAAGTGTCCCCCAGTAAAATCCTCCCCGATGCGCACCAGTCCAAACAGAAGCACCACAGCCTGCAGCGAACGAGTCACGGGCCCCAGACGTCCACCCCCTTGCCAGTTGCCCAAGTGAAAGTCTTTCACTCGAGCAGccagcagcagaaaagcttcacGTCCCCAGCTCCGTTTGTCAAACTGCAGAGCCCCAAGTCTGTCTCCCCTGTGCCCCCGCGTTCCCTCCTCCAGCCGGTCAAGCCATCGACCAAAGCTCAGGGCTTCCATTCCTCGGTCTCATCTGCAGGCAGCACACCAGCTTCTAGCAGCTCCCACAAGAGCCCTGGCTCCTCAACAGCATCTCTAAACTACACAGGGAAGCACTCCACCAGCTCCAGCTCTTCAGGGCAGTCCTACAAATCTCCCTTCATTTCCAGCTCCCTCTCCAAGCATGGGGCTTCTTCCAGCAGCTCCACGTCAGCAGTGTCTGCACACCAGAGCTCCTCGGGGGGCTTGCTGTCGGGTGTACAGactccctccccagggcaggcTTCCAGCCGGTCCTCCCCAAGCTCCATGGTCAAAAAAACCCCAGTCTCCCAGAAGCTGACTCTAGTAGCACCACCTGGTGGTCCAAATGGAGATTCTGGTGGAGGGACCCAGGGGGTAGCCAAGTTACTAACCTCCTCCATAAAGCCAGCTGTGGTTAGTAGCACCACATCTTCTACCTCTGTGCCG AAAGGAACTAGTGGAGCTGTGCTGCTAACCAGCTCTCCTCCCTTAAGTGTACTGTCTCCATCCTACAAGTCCAGCAGTCCAAAGCTGCCGGGTGCCCTGAGCTCCACCCCGCTGGGGATTATCTCTCCCATCCATTCCTTCCCTCTTCACGTCATCTCCTTCAGCTCAGACTCCTCTCCCAAAGCAGGAGTATCCAAGGATGCAATTGTCACGGGACCTGCCCCTGGAACTTTCCACCATGGCCTCAGCCACA ATGCATCTCAGCTTCATGGCAAAGGGTCCAATGTGCAGCAGCGAAAATTGTGA
- the UBN1 gene encoding ubinuclein-1 isoform X2 — protein MTEPHRVQFTSLPGPLSNTFLKKPRKEDAAGAEQPQDSAAAAVRITLTLFEPDHKRCPEFFYPELLKNTRGKVKGISSGDKKKDLGDPFNDEEKERHKVEALARKFEEKYGGKKRRKDRMQDLIDMGYGYDESDSFIDNSEAYDELVPASLTTKYGGFYINSGTLQFRQASESEDDFIKEKKKKSPKKRKLKEGGEKMKKKKKDDSYDKEKKSKKSKFPKAGFTALNASKEKKKKKYSGALSVKEMLKKFQKEKEAQKKRDEEQKMVTPSPAEAPTPREVETMSDPLLSLFGHASESDLLQAATAMDSLTDLDLEHLFNESPEGSPFHDMEDGSDPLGTGLEQEFKQPPSLPDGVPATLEKRIKELTQAARAAEGEGKQRFFTQDINNIILDIELQTRELNSQIRSGVYAHLASFLPCSKDTLVKRARRLYLYEQGGRLKEPLQKLKEAIGRAMPEQMAKYQEECQAHTQAKFAKMLEEEKDKEQRDRVCSDEEDDEEKGGKRIMGPRKKFQWNDEIRELLCHVVKIKLDGYELEKNKAQSLEDYVKTFLDAEVKPLWPKGWMQSRTLFKESRRVHGHLTSILAKKKVMAPPKVKESSSKPDKKTLVSVPLIHSSGPVSLPPEPQGVAIGISSQTRELLCLSVAQASSSTTTLAAFSMDDSLDEDLIRNPTSSLEAVSKELAVLNSRACGSPDFTLPGPPKPPSEKITSLATSEEKRNFPKSSSSPTPPPAGSLQSPLNFLAEQALALGQSSQDKKAESSGYKELPCQVSPSKILPDAHQSKQKHHSLQRTSHGPQTSTPLPVAQVKVFHSSSQQQKSFTSPAPFVKLQSPKSVSPVPPRSLLQPVKPSTKAQGFHSSVSSAGSTPASSSSHKSPGSSTASLNYTGKHSTSSSSSGQSYKSPFISSSLSKHGASSSSSTSAVSAHQSSSGGLLSGVQTPSPGQASSRSSPSSMVKKTPVSQKLTLVAPPGGPNGDSGGGTQGVAKLLTSSIKPAVVSSTTSSTSVPKGTSGAVLLTSSPPLSVLSPSYKSSSPKLPGALSSTPLGIISPIHSFPLHVISFSSDSSPKAGVSKDAIVTGPAPGTFHHGLSHSLLAGLHSSPHHAAPLPHSALSTHLPQSLPDASQLHGKGSNVQQRKL, from the exons ATGACGGAACCCCACAGGGTTCAGTTCACCTCTTTGCCAGGTCCACTAAGCAACACTTTCTTGAAGAAGCCTCGTAAAGAGGACGctgcaggagcagagcagccccAGGACTCAGCTGCAGCAGCAGTTCGCATCACACTCACCCTGTTTGAGCCAGATCACAAACGGTGCCCAGAGTTCTTCTACCCAGAGCTTCTGAAGAATACTCGAGGGAAAGTGAAAGGTATTTCCTCAGGAGACAAG AAGAAAGACCTTGGTGATCCCTTCAATGatgaagaaaaggaaagacaCAAAGTGGAAGCTCTTGCCAGGAAGTTTGAAGAGAAATAC GGTGGCAAGAAACGCAGGAAGGACCGTATGCAGGACTTGATTGATATGGGGTATGGGTACGACGAATCTGATTCCTTCATTGATAATTCTGAAGCG TACGATGAGCTTGTTCCAGCTTCTCTAACTACAAAATATGGAGGGTTTTACATCAACTCAGGAACACTGCAGTTCCGACAGGCATCTGAATCGGAGGATGACTTTatcaaagagaaaaagaagaaatcTCCCAAG AAGCGGAAGTTGAAAGAAGGAGGTGAaaagatgaagaagaagaagaaggatgaCTCCTACGACAAGGAAAAGAAGTCGAAAAAATCCAAGTTTCCCAAAGCGGG CTTCACAGCACTGAATGCCAgtaaggagaagaagaagaagaaatattcTGGTGCTCTGAGTGTCAAAGAGATGCTGAAGAAATTCCAGAAGGAGAAGGAAGCTCAGAAGAAGAGAGATGAGGAGCAGAAGATGGTGACACCCTCACCAGCAGAAGCTCCAACCCCGCGGGAAGTGGAGACTATGTCTGATCCTTTGCTATCTCTCTTTGGCCATGCCAGTGAAAGTGACTTGCTTCAGGCTGCCACTGCTATGGACTCCCTGACCGATCTAGACCTGGAGCATCTCTTCAACGAATCTCCAGAAGGGAGTCCTTTCCATgacatggaagatgggagtgacCCTCTTGGGACGGGCTTGGAACAGGAGTTCAAACAGCCACCTTCCCTCCCAGACGGAGTACCAGCCACACTGGAGAAACGTATCAAAGAACTGACTCAG GCTGCCAGAGCTGCAGAAGGAGAAGGCAAACAGAGGTTCTTCACTCAGGATATCAATAACATCATACTGGA CATAGAGCTGCAGACCCGTGAGCTGAATAGCCAGATCCGATCCGGGGTGTATGCTCACCTGGCCTCCTTCCTTCCTTGCAGCAAAGATACACTGGTCAAGCGTGCCCGCAGGCTTTATCTTTATGAACAG GGTGGCCGTCTGAAGGAGCCTCTCCAGAAGCTAAAGGAAGCAATTGGACGGGCGATGCCAGAGCAGATGGCTAAATATCAGGAGGAGTGTCAAGCGCATACCCAGGCCAAGTTTGCTAA GATGCTGGAAGAGGAAAAggacaaggagcagagagacCGGGTTTGCTCTGATGAGGAGGAtgatgaagagaagggagggaAGCGGATCATGGGACCTCGGAAGAAATTTCAGTGGAACGATGAAATCAG GGAGCTGCTTTGCCACGTGGTGAAGATTAAACTGGACGGCTACGAGCTGGAGAAGAACAAGGCTCAGTCTCTGGAGGATTACGTGAAGACTTTTCTAGACGCAGAGGTCAAACCCCTCTGGCCGAAGGGCTGGATGCAGTCCAG GACTCTGTTCAAGGAGAGCAGGCGTGTGCATGGACACCTGACATCAATCCT GGCGAAGAAGAAAGTTATGGCTCCTCCAAAAGTGAAG GAATCCTCCAGTAAGCCAGATAAGAAGACGCTGGTTTCTGTTCCACTGATCCACTCAAGTGGCCCGGTTTCTCTGCCTCCTGAGCCACAGGGAGTGGCCATTGGCATCAGCTCCCAGACCAGAGAGCTCTTGTGTCTCAGCGTTGCCCAAGCATCTAGCAGCACTACCACCCTTGCTGCCTTTAGCATGGACGACTCCCTGGATGAGGACTTAATTCGTAACCCAACCTCTTCCCTGGAAGCAGTGTCCAAGGAATTGGCTGTGCTTAACAGCCGAGCCTGTGGGAGCCCTGATTTCACTCTCCCTGGACCCCCAAAGCCTCCTTCAGAGAAGATCACGAGTCTTGCAACTTCAGAGGAGAAGCGGAACTTTCCTAAGTCCAGCTCTTCTcctaccccaccccctgctggctcTCTACAATCACCTCTCAATTTCCTGGCCGAACAGGCCCTGGCTTTGGGCCAGTCCTCTCAAGACAAAAAGGCAGAGAGTTCTGGTTACAAAGAGCTGCCCTGCCAAGTGTCCCCCAGTAAAATCCTCCCCGATGCGCACCAGTCCAAACAGAAGCACCACAGCCTGCAGCGAACGAGTCACGGGCCCCAGACGTCCACCCCCTTGCCAGTTGCCCAAGTGAAAGTCTTTCACTCGAGCAGccagcagcagaaaagcttcacGTCCCCAGCTCCGTTTGTCAAACTGCAGAGCCCCAAGTCTGTCTCCCCTGTGCCCCCGCGTTCCCTCCTCCAGCCGGTCAAGCCATCGACCAAAGCTCAGGGCTTCCATTCCTCGGTCTCATCTGCAGGCAGCACACCAGCTTCTAGCAGCTCCCACAAGAGCCCTGGCTCCTCAACAGCATCTCTAAACTACACAGGGAAGCACTCCACCAGCTCCAGCTCTTCAGGGCAGTCCTACAAATCTCCCTTCATTTCCAGCTCCCTCTCCAAGCATGGGGCTTCTTCCAGCAGCTCCACGTCAGCAGTGTCTGCACACCAGAGCTCCTCGGGGGGCTTGCTGTCGGGTGTACAGactccctccccagggcaggcTTCCAGCCGGTCCTCCCCAAGCTCCATGGTCAAAAAAACCCCAGTCTCCCAGAAGCTGACTCTAGTAGCACCACCTGGTGGTCCAAATGGAGATTCTGGTGGAGGGACCCAGGGGGTAGCCAAGTTACTAACCTCCTCCATAAAGCCAGCTGTGGTTAGTAGCACCACATCTTCTACCTCTGTGCCG AAAGGAACTAGTGGAGCTGTGCTGCTAACCAGCTCTCCTCCCTTAAGTGTACTGTCTCCATCCTACAAGTCCAGCAGTCCAAAGCTGCCGGGTGCCCTGAGCTCCACCCCGCTGGGGATTATCTCTCCCATCCATTCCTTCCCTCTTCACGTCATCTCCTTCAGCTCAGACTCCTCTCCCAAAGCAGGAGTATCCAAGGATGCAATTGTCACGGGACCTGCCCCTGGAACTTTCCACCATGGCCTCAGCCACA GTCTTCTGGCTGGCTTGCACTCCAGCCCGCACCATGCAGCACCACTCCCACACTCTGCCCTGTCCACCCATTTACCGCAGAGTTTGCCAG ATGCATCTCAGCTTCATGGCAAAGGGTCCAATGTGCAGCAGCGAAAATTGTGA